In Stutzerimonas stutzeri, a genomic segment contains:
- a CDS encoding MFS transporter gives MDQVRSTTASPWQPLRVKVFRWLWLASIASNIGTWMHEVGAGWLMTSLSASPLAVALVQVAGALPVFMLALPAGALADIVDKRRYLLAVQLWMATTALLLAMLTLGGLMSVTLLLVLTFSMGIGTALMMPAWSALAPELVDRQSLPAAVALSSLGVNVARAIGPAIAGVLVSLSGPWLTFALNAVSFFAVIGALLAWRRAPRESVLPAERLFGAMRAGMRYARSSNALQAVLVRTAAFFIGASAGMALLPVLVRQALGGTALDYGALLGCVGLGAVIGAVFLSKLRARYSGDQIVLFASLAYACVLLGLAWIRSLVGLAPLMLISGMAWIAVLSSLQLAAQTSVPAWVRARALSVYILVFFGSSALGGLAWGAVASHFSLTAAFAGGGGLLILGVLARWHFPLPATEADDLAPSLHWPTPLLDDALDQERGPVMITLDYCIAPADAGAFRHAMQDVRRMRTRNGAFSWGLVQDSEDPRRWQEFFFDESWLEHLRHHGRVTRAEQRIEAEARRFQNPNTSIQIRHMLAAPRG, from the coding sequence TGGCTGTGGCTGGCGAGCATCGCCTCCAACATCGGCACCTGGATGCACGAGGTCGGTGCCGGCTGGCTGATGACCTCGCTGTCCGCTAGCCCGCTGGCTGTTGCGCTGGTGCAGGTCGCCGGTGCGCTGCCGGTTTTCATGCTGGCGCTGCCAGCCGGCGCCCTGGCCGACATCGTCGACAAACGTCGCTATCTACTCGCGGTCCAGCTGTGGATGGCGACCACCGCATTGCTGCTGGCCATGCTGACGCTGGGCGGGTTGATGAGCGTGACGCTGCTGCTGGTGCTGACCTTCTCGATGGGAATCGGCACTGCGCTGATGATGCCGGCATGGTCCGCGCTGGCGCCGGAGCTCGTTGATCGCCAGTCGCTGCCGGCGGCGGTCGCGCTGTCGAGCCTCGGTGTCAACGTGGCGAGGGCGATCGGCCCGGCGATTGCCGGTGTGCTGGTCAGCCTGAGCGGCCCTTGGCTGACCTTTGCGCTCAACGCGGTATCGTTTTTTGCGGTAATCGGCGCGCTGCTGGCCTGGCGCCGTGCGCCGCGCGAGTCGGTGCTGCCCGCCGAGCGGTTGTTCGGTGCGATGCGGGCCGGTATGCGCTATGCGCGCAGCTCCAACGCGTTACAGGCGGTGTTGGTGCGGACCGCCGCATTTTTCATCGGCGCCTCCGCGGGCATGGCGCTGCTGCCGGTGCTGGTTCGCCAGGCGCTCGGCGGCACGGCGCTGGATTACGGCGCACTGCTCGGCTGTGTAGGGCTCGGCGCGGTGATCGGTGCGGTGTTTCTTTCCAAGCTGCGGGCGCGCTACAGCGGCGACCAGATCGTGCTGTTCGCCAGCCTGGCTTATGCCTGCGTCTTGCTGGGCCTGGCCTGGATCCGCTCGCTGGTGGGTCTTGCGCCGCTGATGCTGATCAGCGGCATGGCCTGGATCGCCGTGCTGTCGAGCCTGCAATTGGCCGCGCAGACCTCCGTGCCGGCATGGGTTCGCGCCCGTGCACTGTCGGTGTACATCCTGGTGTTCTTCGGCAGTTCAGCGCTGGGCGGCCTCGCCTGGGGCGCCGTGGCCAGCCATTTTTCACTGACCGCCGCCTTTGCCGGTGGTGGAGGGCTGCTGATCCTCGGCGTGTTGGCACGCTGGCACTTCCCGCTACCTGCCACTGAGGCCGATGACCTGGCGCCCTCGTTGCACTGGCCAACGCCGCTACTCGACGACGCGCTCGACCAGGAACGCGGCCCGGTGATGATCACCCTCGATTACTGCATCGCGCCCGCCGATGCCGGTGCCTTCCGCCACGCCATGCAGGACGTGCGGCGTATGCGAACACGAAACGGCGCGTTTTCCTGGGGCCTGGTGCAAGACAGCGAAGACCCGCGGCGCTGGCAGGAGTTCTTCTTCGACGAGTCCTGGCTCGAGCACCTGCGTCACCACGGTCGGGTAACCCGCGCTGAACAACGTATCGAGGCTGAAGCACGTCGTTTTCAGAACCCGAACACATCCATTCAGATTCGCCACATGTTGGCCGCGCCGCGCGGCTGA
- a CDS encoding pyridoxamine 5'-phosphate oxidase family protein yields the protein MDHLPKHRRSPWHPGEKALQEMTSVSERMEVIGQKVIRHYMPDQHRDFYRQLPFMVVGAVDAQQRPWATLLEGPEGFVTSADPKQLLLAARPDEQDPAAAGLQAGLAIGLLGIELHTRRRNRINGVIQQVSADGLAVAVEHSYGNCPKYIQARSFEHSPRQAAGRAVRQDFTALNARTTEMIRAADTLFVASYFDHDPHNRSVDVSHRGGRAGFVKIEGNRLAIPDYAGNLFFNTLGNLQANPVAGLLFVDFASGDMLQLTGRTELILDSPMIHAFEGAERLWTFDVDQVVLRPAATSLRWAFHDYAPTSLATGTWAEAEEKLRQNEQRRQWHPWRVTQIQQESTDIRSFFIQPLDDAAVAFTPGQHMPVRLQVPGTETPLIRTYSVSSAPSDGHIRVSVKAQGLISHHLHSQVQVGDLLEVRPPMGNFTLMAETERPVVLMGAGVGITPLLSMFRELAAHNHQHQRQRHVHLFQSARTLEDLPFQAELKALQQHDAERLHLHRALSSPGADAVAGRDYEITGRLDFAQVKARLPLDDYDFYLCGPATFLQDMYDGLRALNILDERIHAEAFGPSALRRLAVEQHAAPAQLPVASGPVPVYFSTSAKEARWTPGSGSLLDLAESRGLSPDYSCRGGSCGTCKTRLVSGNVHYPNPPAEMPANDTVLICCAVPAEHADGIQPLVLDL from the coding sequence ATGGATCACCTTCCCAAGCACCGTCGCTCGCCCTGGCATCCCGGAGAAAAAGCGCTCCAGGAAATGACCAGCGTCTCTGAACGGATGGAGGTTATCGGGCAAAAGGTCATTCGCCACTACATGCCGGACCAGCACCGAGATTTCTATCGGCAACTGCCCTTTATGGTGGTCGGCGCAGTGGACGCGCAGCAGCGTCCCTGGGCGACCCTGCTTGAAGGGCCAGAGGGTTTCGTCACCTCAGCGGACCCGAAGCAACTGCTCCTGGCTGCACGGCCCGACGAGCAGGACCCGGCCGCTGCTGGCCTGCAAGCCGGCCTCGCCATCGGGTTGCTCGGCATCGAGTTGCACACGCGTCGGCGCAATCGCATCAACGGGGTGATCCAGCAGGTTTCTGCCGATGGCCTTGCAGTGGCGGTCGAGCATTCCTACGGCAACTGCCCCAAATACATCCAGGCAAGGAGCTTTGAGCATTCTCCACGGCAGGCGGCTGGCCGTGCAGTGCGCCAGGACTTCACCGCCCTGAATGCCCGAACAACCGAGATGATCCGCGCGGCTGACACCCTCTTCGTCGCCAGCTACTTCGACCATGACCCGCACAACCGCTCGGTGGACGTCTCACACCGCGGTGGGCGCGCCGGCTTCGTCAAAATCGAAGGTAACCGGCTGGCCATACCCGACTATGCGGGCAACCTGTTCTTCAACACGTTGGGCAACCTGCAGGCCAATCCCGTCGCCGGGCTGCTGTTTGTCGATTTCGCCAGCGGCGACATGCTGCAGCTCACCGGCCGCACCGAGTTGATTCTGGACAGCCCGATGATCCACGCGTTTGAAGGCGCCGAACGCCTCTGGACCTTCGATGTTGATCAGGTGGTGCTGCGGCCGGCCGCCACATCGCTGCGCTGGGCGTTCCACGACTACGCTCCGACCAGCCTGGCCACCGGTACCTGGGCGGAAGCGGAAGAGAAGCTGCGCCAGAACGAACAACGCCGGCAGTGGCATCCATGGCGAGTGACACAGATCCAGCAGGAGAGCACGGACATTCGCTCGTTCTTTATCCAGCCATTGGACGATGCTGCGGTTGCTTTCACACCAGGGCAGCACATGCCGGTTCGCCTCCAGGTACCCGGTACCGAGACGCCGCTGATCCGCACCTACAGCGTCTCCAGCGCTCCCTCCGACGGGCACATCCGAGTCAGCGTCAAAGCACAGGGGCTGATCTCCCATCACCTGCACAGCCAGGTTCAAGTGGGCGATTTGCTGGAGGTTCGCCCGCCAATGGGCAACTTCACCCTGATGGCAGAAACCGAACGGCCGGTGGTATTGATGGGTGCGGGGGTTGGCATCACTCCCCTGCTCTCCATGTTCAGGGAGCTGGCCGCTCACAATCACCAGCACCAGCGGCAACGCCATGTACATCTGTTCCAAAGCGCCAGAACGCTGGAGGACCTTCCCTTCCAGGCAGAACTCAAGGCACTGCAACAGCACGATGCCGAGCGGTTGCACCTCCACCGCGCATTAAGCAGCCCCGGTGCCGACGCTGTGGCTGGCCGCGACTACGAAATAACCGGGCGCCTTGACTTTGCCCAGGTGAAGGCTCGGCTGCCGCTGGATGACTATGACTTTTACCTGTGCGGGCCGGCGACCTTTCTTCAGGACATGTACGACGGGCTGCGTGCCCTGAACATCCTTGATGAGCGCATTCATGCCGAGGCATTCGGCCCCTCGGCGTTGAGGCGTTTAGCGGTCGAGCAGCATGCCGCACCGGCACAGCTACCTGTGGCTAGCGGTCCTGTGCCGGTCTATTTCTCGACATCGGCGAAGGAGGCTCGCTGGACGCCAGGCAGTGGCAGCCTGCTGGATCTGGCGGAAAGCCGTGGCCTAAGCCCCGACTACAGTTGCCGTGGTGGCTCTTGTGGAACCTGCAAGACGCGGCTTGTCAGCGGCAACGTGCATTACCCAAATCCACCGGCAGAAATGCCGGCAAACGACACCGTGCTGATCTGCTGCGCGGTCCCTGCGGAACATGCAGACGGTATCCAACCCTTGGTTCTTGACCTTTAG
- a CDS encoding helix-turn-helix domain-containing protein — MSSHSPARVSASGSGRNDRLSVWQEERAKALIEASLGSSLSIAQLARECAQSRCHFSRAFQGTTGLSPQQWLTRRRIERAQQLLLGDSLLTRIAQDCGFADQAHFSRVFRRLVGSAPSQWRLSVLQDNRIANKRPGQRAVNVPAEDRYRATCR, encoded by the coding sequence ATGAGCAGCCATTCACCCGCACGAGTTTCAGCATCAGGTTCAGGTCGCAATGATCGCTTATCGGTCTGGCAGGAAGAACGCGCCAAAGCATTGATCGAGGCCAGCCTCGGCAGCAGCCTGTCGATTGCGCAATTGGCTCGCGAATGCGCCCAATCGCGCTGTCACTTCTCACGCGCTTTTCAGGGCACCACCGGCCTGTCGCCGCAGCAATGGCTGACCCGCAGACGTATCGAGCGAGCACAACAGCTGTTACTTGGCGACAGCCTGCTCACGCGGATCGCCCAGGATTGCGGGTTCGCCGATCAAGCGCACTTCTCACGTGTATTTCGCCGCCTGGTTGGTAGCGCGCCAAGCCAATGGCGGCTCTCCGTGCTGCAAGACAACCGGATCGCGAACAAGCGGCCCGGCCAGCGCGCCGTCAACGTGCCGGCCGAAGACCGCTACCGCGCTACTTGCCGATAA
- a CDS encoding amidohydrolase, protein MPQPPFDPDRRRFIATGSLLGAAGALWSSLPFAGTAAGTTHFAAGAHMNADLILYNGRIHTVDPEKPRVSAVAVESGKFVAVGSDTEVMALRRAGTRMVDLQKRTVVPGLIDSHLHLIRGGLNYNLELRWEGVPSLADALRMLKAQAERTPSPQWVRVVGGWNEFQFAERRMPTLEEINQAAPDTPVFILHLYDRALLNRAALRVVGYDRNTPNPPGGEIVRDGSGNPTGMLIARPNAMLLYSTLAKGPKLPLEYQVNSTRQFMRELNRLGVTSAIDAGGGFQNYPDDYEVIEQLASEGQLSVRIAYNLFTQKPKEEIEDFKRWTGSVTYGQGSDFFRHNGAGEMLVFSAADFEDFLEPRPDLAPSMEDELEPVVRLLVENRWPFRLHATYDESISRMLDVFEKVDRDMPFNGLPWFFDHAETISPRNIERVRALGGGIAIQDRMAFQGEYFVDRYGAKAAEQTPPIQRMLAEGVPVGAGTDATRVSSYNPWTSLYWLVSGKTVGGMELYPQGLSRDIALQLFTHGSAWFSNEQGKKGQIKVGQLADLVALSADFFSVEEEQIKWLESVLTVVDGKIVYGAGEFDQLAPPSLPVLPDWSPVALVPGHWKPTAPLAAQVHQCSGPCAVHSHSHERARLSKVPVSDFQEFWGSFGCSCFAF, encoded by the coding sequence ATGCCGCAGCCACCCTTCGACCCAGACCGCCGCCGCTTTATTGCCACCGGCTCGCTGCTTGGCGCGGCCGGCGCGCTCTGGTCTTCCTTGCCATTTGCTGGCACTGCCGCCGGCACAACTCACTTCGCTGCTGGAGCGCATATGAACGCAGATCTGATTCTTTACAACGGCCGCATCCACACCGTCGACCCTGAAAAACCTCGGGTCAGCGCCGTGGCGGTCGAAAGCGGCAAGTTCGTCGCCGTCGGCAGCGACACCGAGGTCATGGCGCTACGTCGGGCCGGTACTCGGATGGTCGACTTGCAAAAACGCACCGTCGTTCCAGGGCTGATCGACTCGCACCTGCATCTGATTCGCGGCGGGCTGAACTACAACCTCGAACTGCGTTGGGAAGGCGTACCGTCGCTGGCTGACGCGCTGCGCATGCTGAAAGCGCAGGCCGAGCGCACGCCGTCGCCGCAGTGGGTGCGCGTGGTTGGCGGCTGGAACGAATTCCAGTTCGCCGAGCGGCGCATGCCTACGCTCGAGGAGATCAACCAGGCGGCGCCGGACACCCCGGTGTTCATCTTGCACCTCTATGATCGCGCCCTGCTCAACCGCGCCGCGCTGCGGGTGGTGGGCTACGACCGCAACACGCCGAACCCGCCCGGCGGCGAGATCGTCCGCGACGGCTCCGGCAACCCCACCGGTATGCTGATCGCCCGACCGAACGCGATGCTGCTCTACTCCACCCTGGCCAAGGGGCCGAAGCTGCCGCTGGAATACCAGGTCAACTCGACCCGGCAGTTCATGCGCGAGCTCAACCGCCTCGGTGTGACCAGCGCCATCGATGCCGGCGGCGGCTTCCAGAACTACCCGGACGACTACGAGGTGATCGAGCAGCTCGCCAGCGAAGGACAACTGAGCGTGCGCATCGCCTACAACCTGTTCACCCAGAAGCCCAAGGAAGAGATCGAGGATTTCAAGCGCTGGACCGGGTCGGTCACCTATGGCCAGGGCAGCGACTTCTTCCGTCACAACGGTGCGGGCGAGATGCTGGTGTTCTCAGCCGCCGATTTCGAGGACTTCCTCGAGCCGCGCCCGGACCTGGCGCCGAGCATGGAGGACGAACTGGAGCCGGTGGTGCGCCTGCTGGTAGAAAATCGCTGGCCGTTCCGCCTGCACGCCACCTACGACGAATCCATCAGCCGCATGCTCGATGTCTTCGAAAAGGTCGACCGCGACATGCCGTTCAATGGCCTGCCCTGGTTCTTCGACCACGCCGAGACCATCAGCCCGCGCAACATCGAGCGCGTGCGTGCACTTGGCGGTGGCATCGCCATCCAGGACCGCATGGCCTTCCAGGGCGAGTATTTCGTCGATCGCTACGGCGCCAAAGCCGCCGAGCAGACCCCACCGATCCAGCGCATGCTCGCCGAAGGTGTGCCGGTCGGCGCTGGCACCGATGCCACCCGAGTCTCCAGCTACAACCCTTGGACCTCCTTGTACTGGCTCGTCAGCGGCAAGACGGTCGGCGGCATGGAGCTGTATCCGCAAGGCCTCTCGCGAGACATCGCACTGCAGCTGTTCACCCACGGCAGCGCCTGGTTCTCCAACGAACAAGGCAAGAAGGGTCAGATCAAGGTGGGTCAGCTGGCCGACCTGGTCGCGCTCTCGGCGGATTTTTTCAGCGTCGAGGAAGAGCAAATCAAATGGCTCGAATCAGTGCTGACTGTGGTCGACGGCAAGATCGTCTATGGCGCGGGCGAGTTCGATCAACTGGCGCCGCCGTCCCTGCCGGTGCTGCCGGACTGGTCACCGGTAGCCCTGGTGCCGGGCCACTGGAAGCCCACCGCGCCGCTCGCGGCTCAGGTGCATCAATGCAGCGGCCCTTGTGCGGTACATAGCCACAGTCATGAACGGGCACGTCTGTCCAAGGTCCCTGTCAGTGACTTCCAAGAGTTCTGGGGCTCCTTCGGCTGTTCCTGCTTCGCCTTCTAA
- a CDS encoding antibiotic biosynthesis monooxygenase produces the protein MSDSTVEACDLSASEAQDLVTLLVRHRVQPGRHSDYERWLRRTVSTAAGYPGHLGVDVIRSEADGSHLFTSVLRFASPAQLQTWLESDDRRQLITEVGPLLADGDVTEINRAREFWFNPTDSDFVPPRWKQACITFMVILPLSLLVPSLWQPAFAALPWLGGYVASNVVITLSIVLLVVYLFMPRVTRWFAGWLNAH, from the coding sequence ATGAGTGATTCCACTGTGGAAGCTTGCGACTTGAGTGCTTCAGAGGCGCAAGACCTGGTCACGCTACTGGTGCGCCATCGCGTCCAGCCCGGCCGGCATAGCGACTACGAACGCTGGCTGCGCCGTACCGTCAGCACCGCCGCCGGCTATCCCGGCCACCTCGGGGTAGACGTGATTCGCAGCGAAGCCGACGGCAGCCACCTGTTCACTTCGGTGCTGCGCTTCGCCAGCCCCGCGCAATTGCAGACCTGGCTCGAATCCGATGACCGCCGACAGCTCATCACCGAGGTCGGCCCGTTGCTGGCCGATGGCGACGTCACGGAGATCAACCGGGCCCGTGAATTCTGGTTCAACCCGACAGACAGCGACTTCGTGCCGCCACGCTGGAAGCAAGCCTGTATCACCTTCATGGTCATCCTTCCGCTGAGCCTGCTGGTTCCGTCCCTATGGCAACCGGCGTTCGCCGCCCTGCCTTGGCTAGGCGGCTACGTTGCCAGCAACGTCGTGATTACGCTGAGCATCGTGCTGCTCGTCGTCTACCTGTTCATGCCTCGCGTCACCCGCTGGTTCGCCGGTTGGCTGAACGCGCATTGA
- a CDS encoding DoxX family protein, translating into MNLRSTDAALLFLRLTGSALLLVVHGLPKLLDYTHELTLIEDPLGLGAPLTLSLAIFAEVVCPLLIMLGLFTRAACVPILVLLLVSLLLVHPQWTLAEGQFGWLLMILFTTVLLAGPGRYAVRLRLAARHPLFA; encoded by the coding sequence ATGAACCTTCGTTCGACCGACGCGGCATTGCTGTTTCTGCGCCTGACCGGCTCGGCCCTGCTGCTCGTTGTGCACGGCCTGCCCAAGCTACTCGACTACACCCATGAATTGACGCTCATCGAGGACCCGCTCGGGCTCGGTGCGCCGCTGACGCTGTCTCTGGCGATCTTCGCCGAGGTGGTCTGCCCGCTGCTGATCATGCTTGGCCTTTTTACCCGCGCGGCATGTGTACCGATTCTTGTGCTGTTGCTGGTTTCGCTGCTGTTGGTTCATCCGCAGTGGACCCTGGCCGAGGGTCAGTTCGGCTGGCTGCTGATGATTCTGTTCACCACCGTGCTACTCGCCGGCCCCGGACGCTATGCCGTACGCCTGCGCTTGGCGGCGCGTCACCCCTTGTTTGCTTGA
- a CDS encoding GlxA family transcriptional regulator: protein MKRIAILLFDDVLSLDIFGPADVFSIANRYLAPTDHYQLCTIGVVTAEVRASNGIRLLADHTLENLPDPIDLLLVPGGPGAYNGDHSAWQPWLQQACTAVSSFGSVCTGAFILGAAGLLDGCQVATHWNYNERLAQRFPRARVETDRIYVRDGKLITSGGVTAGIDMALAIIEEDHGKPVAVNVAKVLLVAMKRQGGQAQFSPLLAEVAREGSPVARAHQHALDNLEQELSVDSLALVAGLSPRHFARTFSGETGMTPMDFVHSARVDRARQLLESSDLPLKTIAYRCGFRSVRCMRIQFCERLGLTPAQYRHQFG from the coding sequence ATGAAGCGTATAGCGATCCTTCTTTTTGACGACGTCTTGTCGCTGGATATCTTCGGCCCTGCCGATGTGTTTTCGATCGCCAACCGATACCTCGCCCCCACCGATCACTACCAGTTGTGCACCATCGGCGTGGTTACGGCCGAAGTTCGGGCCTCCAACGGCATCCGCCTGCTTGCTGATCACACCCTCGAGAACCTCCCCGACCCCATCGACCTTTTGCTTGTGCCAGGTGGGCCAGGCGCTTACAACGGTGACCATTCGGCGTGGCAACCCTGGCTGCAGCAGGCCTGTACGGCCGTCAGCAGCTTCGGTTCGGTATGTACCGGCGCGTTCATTCTTGGCGCGGCGGGCCTGCTGGATGGCTGCCAGGTCGCTACGCACTGGAATTACAACGAGCGACTCGCGCAGCGCTTCCCGCGCGCACGAGTGGAAACCGACCGGATCTATGTGCGTGACGGCAAGCTGATTACCTCTGGCGGCGTCACGGCAGGCATCGACATGGCGCTGGCCATCATCGAGGAGGATCACGGCAAGCCCGTTGCGGTCAACGTGGCCAAGGTGTTGTTGGTGGCGATGAAGCGTCAGGGTGGTCAGGCCCAGTTCAGCCCGCTGCTAGCCGAAGTCGCCAGGGAGGGTTCACCGGTCGCGCGCGCACATCAACATGCGCTGGACAATCTCGAGCAGGAACTCAGCGTCGACAGCCTGGCCTTGGTCGCCGGCCTCAGCCCTCGCCATTTCGCCCGCACCTTTTCCGGTGAGACCGGGATGACGCCGATGGATTTCGTCCATAGCGCACGTGTCGACCGTGCCCGGCAGTTGCTAGAAAGCAGCGATCTGCCGCTCAAGACGATCGCCTATCGTTGCGGGTTTCGCAGCGTGCGCTGCATGCGCATCCAGTTTTGCGAACGTCTCGGCTTGACCCCGGCGCAGTATCGCCACCAGTTCGGCTGA
- a CDS encoding DUF1348 family protein: protein MSTAEIRQPIPPFTEESATLKVRLAEDGWNSRDAARVALAYTLDTRWRNRAEFMTTRAEAQAFLQRKWSKELEYRLIKELWAFIDNRIAVRYAYEWHDDSGNWFRSYGNENWEFDENGLMAHRFACINDLPIQESERKFRWPLGRRPDDHPGLSQLGL from the coding sequence ATGTCTACCGCTGAAATTCGTCAGCCTATCCCTCCTTTCACCGAGGAGTCTGCCACGCTCAAGGTTCGCCTTGCCGAAGACGGTTGGAACAGCCGCGATGCGGCCAGAGTCGCCTTGGCTTATACCCTCGATACCCGATGGCGCAACCGCGCGGAGTTCATGACAACCCGTGCCGAGGCGCAGGCGTTTCTGCAGCGTAAATGGAGCAAAGAACTTGAGTACCGCTTGATCAAGGAGCTTTGGGCGTTTATCGACAACAGGATCGCTGTGCGTTATGCCTACGAATGGCACGACGACTCTGGCAACTGGTTCCGCTCCTACGGCAACGAGAACTGGGAGTTTGATGAAAACGGTCTGATGGCCCATCGATTTGCCTGTATCAACGACCTGCCCATTCAAGAGTCTGAGCGCAAATTTCGTTGGCCATTGGGTCGTCGCCCCGATGACCATCCAGGCCTTTCGCAGCTAGGGCTGTAA
- a CDS encoding alpha/beta hydrolase: MSSSLATFAAGSPGVEHQTQAFLDALASGGGQPLETLSPKDARAVLTGAQAGSQVDTSGVAVEGKTIKVDGQSIKLTIVRPEGASGTLPAFMFFHGGGWVLGDYPTHARLIRDLVVNSGAAAVYVDYTPSPEARYPTAINQAYAATRWVAEHGKEINVDGKRLAVAGNSVGGNMTAVVALMAKEKGTPALKFQLLLWPVTDANFNNASYNQFPQGHFLTKPMMEWFWNSYTTDATERAQIHASPLRATPEQLSGLPPALVQTAEFDVLRDEGEAYARKLDAASVPVTSVRYNGMIHDFGLLNVLATAPEVQLAMRQAGDALRQHLK, from the coding sequence ATGAGCAGCTCGCTCGCCACGTTCGCCGCCGGCAGCCCTGGCGTAGAACACCAAACCCAAGCCTTTCTCGACGCCCTCGCCAGCGGCGGGGGTCAGCCGCTGGAAACCCTCTCGCCGAAGGATGCCCGAGCGGTACTGACCGGCGCGCAGGCAGGCAGTCAGGTCGACACTTCCGGCGTCGCCGTTGAAGGCAAAACCATCAAGGTCGACGGCCAATCGATCAAGCTCACCATTGTCCGGCCCGAAGGCGCGTCGGGCACGCTGCCCGCCTTCATGTTCTTCCACGGCGGCGGCTGGGTGCTCGGCGATTACCCGACCCACGCACGACTGATTCGCGACCTGGTTGTCAATTCAGGTGCCGCGGCCGTCTATGTCGATTACACCCCGTCGCCCGAGGCGCGCTACCCCACCGCGATCAACCAGGCTTACGCCGCGACCCGCTGGGTGGCTGAGCACGGCAAGGAAATCAACGTCGATGGCAAGCGGTTGGCCGTCGCCGGCAACAGCGTCGGCGGCAACATGACCGCGGTGGTGGCGTTGATGGCCAAGGAAAAAGGTACGCCTGCGCTGAAATTCCAGCTTCTGCTGTGGCCTGTCACCGACGCCAACTTCAACAACGCTTCCTACAACCAGTTCCCCCAAGGCCACTTCCTCACCAAGCCGATGATGGAGTGGTTCTGGAACAGCTACACCACCGACGCGACCGAGCGCGCGCAGATCCACGCCTCGCCGCTGCGGGCCACTCCCGAACAACTGAGCGGACTGCCACCGGCACTGGTGCAGACCGCCGAGTTCGATGTGCTACGCGATGAAGGCGAAGCCTATGCACGCAAGCTGGACGCCGCCAGCGTGCCGGTTACCTCGGTGCGCTACAACGGGATGATTCACGACTTCGGCCTGCTCAACGTCTTGGCCACAGCGCCCGAAGTGCAGCTGGCCATGCGTCAGGCCGGTGATGCCCTGCGCCAACATCTGAAGTAA
- the ycaC gene encoding isochorismate family cysteine hydrolase YcaC produces the protein MSKPYNRLNKDDAVVLLVDHQAGLISLVQDFTPSDFKNNVLALAACAKFFELPTILTTSFEQGPNGPLVPELKEMFPDAPYVARPGQINAWDNEDFVAAIKRTGRKQLIIAGVVTDVCVAFPTLSAIAEGFEVFVVTDASGTFDKTVQQAAWARMSASGAQLMNWFSVACELHRDWRNDIEGLGSLLSNHIPNYRNLMTSYFTLIGK, from the coding sequence ATGAGCAAACCCTACAATCGCTTGAACAAGGACGATGCCGTCGTACTGCTGGTCGACCATCAGGCCGGCTTGATCTCCCTCGTTCAGGACTTCACCCCGAGCGACTTCAAGAACAACGTGCTGGCCCTGGCCGCTTGCGCCAAGTTCTTCGAACTGCCAACCATCCTCACCACCAGCTTCGAGCAAGGCCCCAACGGCCCGCTCGTGCCCGAGCTTAAAGAGATGTTCCCGGATGCGCCCTATGTAGCCCGGCCCGGCCAGATCAACGCCTGGGACAACGAGGACTTCGTCGCAGCGATCAAGCGTACCGGCCGCAAGCAGCTGATCATCGCCGGCGTGGTCACCGATGTGTGCGTCGCGTTCCCGACCCTGTCGGCAATCGCCGAAGGCTTCGAAGTGTTCGTTGTCACCGATGCCTCCGGCACCTTCGACAAGACCGTGCAGCAGGCGGCCTGGGCGCGCATGAGCGCTTCGGGTGCGCAGTTGATGAACTGGTTCTCGGTTGCCTGCGAGCTGCACCGCGACTGGCGCAACGACATCGAGGGGCTGGGCAGCCTGCTGTCCAACCACATCCCCAACTACCGCAACCTGATGACCAGCTACTTCACCCTTATCGGCAAGTAG
- a CDS encoding hydrolase, producing the protein MAFAKAEPGKTLLDVTNHTLIMIDHQSQMAFATKSIDAVSLRNNAALVAKAAREFKVSTILTTVAEKSFSGPIFDEIKSVFPEKHVIDRTTMNTWEDGRISEEVNAFGKPKIVLAGLWTSVCIVGPALSALDQGFEVYVIADACGDVSTEAHDMAMQRMIQLGARPMTSLQYLLELQRDWARGETYDETVKTAISNGGAYGLGLIYAKSMFNASEGH; encoded by the coding sequence ATGGCCTTCGCCAAAGCTGAACCCGGCAAAACCCTGCTGGATGTCACCAACCACACCCTGATCATGATCGACCATCAATCGCAGATGGCCTTCGCCACCAAGTCGATCGACGCCGTGTCGCTGCGCAACAACGCCGCGTTGGTCGCCAAGGCCGCTCGGGAGTTCAAGGTATCGACCATCCTCACCACGGTCGCCGAGAAGAGCTTTTCCGGTCCGATCTTCGACGAGATCAAATCGGTCTTTCCGGAAAAGCACGTGATCGACCGCACCACCATGAACACGTGGGAAGACGGACGGATTTCCGAGGAAGTGAATGCCTTCGGCAAGCCCAAGATCGTTCTTGCCGGTCTCTGGACCTCGGTATGCATCGTCGGCCCAGCACTCTCGGCACTGGACCAGGGCTTCGAGGTGTACGTGATCGCCGACGCCTGCGGCGACGTGTCCACCGAAGCCCACGACATGGCCATGCAGCGCATGATCCAGCTCGGCGCACGGCCGATGACTTCACTCCAGTACCTGCTCGAACTGCAACGTGACTGGGCCCGCGGCGAGACCTACGACGAGACAGTCAAGACCGCCATCTCGAACGGCGGCGCCTACGGCCTCGGCCTGATCTACGCCAAGAGCATGTTCAACGCCTCCGAAGGCCATTGA